CGACTTCTACGACCCCGCCATCAAGCGCGAAACGGTCCGGGCCCTGGCCGCGTCGCCCGCGTTCACGCTCGTCGAGGCCGACATCCGCGACCTGCCCGGCATGCTGGCCGGGCTGGCGCGGGCGGGGGTGGGCGCCGGGCAGGTGCGGGGAATCGTGCACCTGGCCGCGCGCGCCGGGGTGCGCCCCTCCATCGCGGAGCCGGTGCTGTACTCGCAGGTGAACCTGGACGGCACCGCCTGCGTCCTGGAGCTGTCCCGCCAGCTGGGGGCGGGGTCGTTCGTCTTCGGGTCCAGCTCCAGCGTGTACGGCGACCGGGCCGAGGTGCCCTTTCGCGAGGACGACCCGGCGGCGGCCCCCATCTCGCCGTACGCGGCCACCAAGCGCGCGGGCGAGCTGATGTGCCACGCCTACGCCCACCTGTACGGGCTGGCGGTGGTGTGCCTGCGCTTCTTCACCGTCTACGGCCCCCGGCAGCGGCCGGACCTGGCCATCCACAAGTTCGCGCGGCTGATGGCGGCGGGCGAGCCCATCCCCTTCTTCGGCGACGGGTCCACGCGGCGCGACTATACCTACGTCGACGACATCGTGCAGGGGGTGCACGGCGCCGTAGACTACGCCGA
This genomic window from Longimicrobium sp. contains:
- a CDS encoding GDP-mannose 4,6-dehydratase: DFYDPAIKRETVRALAASPAFTLVEADIRDLPGMLAGLARAGVGAGQVRGIVHLAARAGVRPSIAEPVLYSQVNLDGTACVLELSRQLGAGSFVFGSSSSVYGDRAEVPFREDDPAAAPISPYAATKRAGELMCHAYAHLYGLAVVCLRFFTVYGPRQRPDLAIHKFARLMAAGEPIPFFGDGSTRRDYTYVDDIVQGVHGAVDYAEAHPGCFEVVNLGENDTIPLSRLVELLSGALGVQPVLRRLPAQPGDVERTCADITRARRLLGYSPTTRIEEGIPKFVEWFRAQPRG